A window of the Acidimicrobiales bacterium genome harbors these coding sequences:
- a CDS encoding nuclear transport factor 2 family protein, whose protein sequence is MSLDARLEDRFAIQEQMYRYARATDWLDTERHREVFVSDCVFASPHSGDMHGVETVVDWMNRALEPFEATQHLIGNISITFTGDDTAEAVSYVRAWHRWRDHDKPDMVLWGEYHDRWVRTASEWRIAERRVLEAGIEPRRGGGAVNPRRAKE, encoded by the coding sequence ATGAGCCTCGATGCTCGGCTCGAGGATCGGTTCGCGATCCAGGAGCAGATGTATCGCTACGCCAGAGCAACCGACTGGCTCGACACCGAACGACACCGAGAAGTGTTCGTATCCGACTGTGTGTTCGCCTCGCCGCACAGCGGCGACATGCACGGTGTCGAGACCGTGGTCGACTGGATGAACCGGGCGCTCGAACCCTTCGAGGCCACCCAGCATCTGATCGGCAACATCTCCATCACCTTCACCGGCGACGACACCGCCGAGGCCGTCAGCTATGTGCGGGCGTGGCATCGCTGGCGTGACCACGACAAGCCCGACATGGTGTTGTGGGGCGAATACCACGACCGTTGGGTCCGCACGGCCTCGGAGTGGCGAATCGCCGAACGCCGCGTACTGGAAGCCGGCATCGAGCCCCGTCGTGGCGGCGGCGCGGTGAATCCGAGAAGGGCAAAGGAATGA
- a CDS encoding nuclear transport factor 2 family protein, giving the protein MASRRRRTRLRNLVATYTDAINRLAVDEAIRTYADESTFTMMDRPTVVGRDAIEAVLQATVARYELITQLVHSGVVRLDGDRARARWQVTELQVMLDGTRRFVVGRYEDELARFPEGWRFVGRRFVARYLGDLDLSGPVMADGPTSFDLWDQR; this is encoded by the coding sequence ATGGCGAGCCGCCGTCGACGAACTCGCCTCCGAAACCTCGTGGCGACCTATACCGACGCCATCAATCGCCTTGCCGTCGACGAGGCCATTCGCACGTATGCCGACGAGTCGACCTTCACCATGATGGATCGTCCGACAGTCGTTGGGCGCGACGCGATCGAGGCCGTGCTCCAGGCCACCGTTGCCCGCTACGAGCTGATCACCCAGTTGGTGCACAGCGGTGTGGTGCGGTTGGACGGTGACCGAGCCAGGGCCCGATGGCAGGTGACCGAACTGCAGGTGATGCTCGACGGGACACGTCGGTTCGTCGTCGGTCGCTACGAAGACGAACTCGCACGATTCCCGGAGGGATGGCGGTTCGTCGGCCGCAGATTCGTTGCCCGCTACCTCGGCGACCTCGACCTGTCCGGGCCGGTGATGGCTGACGGCCCGACATCGTTCGATCTCTGGGACCAGCGCTGA
- the uxaC gene encoding glucuronate isomerase, producing MTTAHPPTFLGDDFLLSTPIARELYHDHAAPAPIVDVHNHLPADEIADDAVAETITDLWLGGDHYKWRAMRLHGVPEELISGAGDPWEKFRAWAATVPQLVRNPLYVWTHLELKRAFGIDTPLTPSSARSIYDAANEQLPELGARRLLRQFGVELVATTDEPGSDLAHHERLAALGEDGLRMVPTFRPDAAHALLGDPGAWNRWVDGLLTSGDATTIDDLASLLGALESSYARMAAAGGRASDHGLARLPPRPRDPGRADEVVRAARSGQPATNENQEIVMLEVVALAARLAHADDGVLQLHLGPIRNASPRLLDLVGRDAGADVMGDERQADGLALFLGDLERAGELPRTVLYNLNPADNALLVTMAGAFARPGVAGLVQWGPPWWFNDHESGMRRQLDDLSQIGQLGGFIGMLTDSRSILSMTRHELFRRILCDVVGRDVEAGTIPADIESLGALVRAVSVDNARAFFGY from the coding sequence ATGACGACTGCCCACCCACCCACATTCCTCGGTGACGACTTCCTGCTGTCGACACCGATCGCCCGCGAGCTCTACCACGACCATGCCGCACCGGCCCCGATCGTCGACGTGCACAACCATCTCCCGGCCGACGAGATCGCCGACGACGCCGTGGCCGAAACGATCACCGACCTGTGGCTCGGTGGCGATCACTACAAATGGCGGGCGATGCGGCTCCATGGGGTTCCCGAGGAGCTGATCAGCGGCGCGGGCGATCCCTGGGAGAAGTTCCGGGCCTGGGCGGCCACGGTCCCTCAGCTCGTGCGCAACCCGCTCTACGTCTGGACCCACCTCGAGCTGAAGCGAGCCTTCGGTATCGACACCCCACTCACCCCGTCGAGCGCCCGCTCCATCTACGACGCCGCCAATGAGCAGCTCCCCGAGCTCGGAGCTCGCCGGTTGTTGCGACAGTTCGGTGTCGAACTGGTGGCGACCACCGACGAACCGGGCAGCGACCTCGCACATCACGAGCGCCTGGCCGCGCTCGGCGAGGACGGTCTGCGCATGGTGCCGACCTTCCGGCCCGACGCGGCCCACGCCCTCCTCGGTGACCCGGGGGCGTGGAACCGGTGGGTGGATGGCCTCCTCACCTCTGGCGACGCGACCACGATCGACGATCTCGCCTCTTTGCTCGGTGCGCTCGAGTCGTCCTACGCACGGATGGCCGCTGCCGGTGGCCGCGCATCCGATCACGGGCTCGCCCGCCTCCCGCCTCGTCCTCGCGACCCTGGTCGTGCCGACGAGGTCGTCCGCGCGGCGCGCTCCGGTCAGCCGGCGACCAACGAGAACCAAGAGATCGTCATGCTCGAGGTCGTTGCGCTCGCCGCCCGGCTGGCGCACGCCGACGACGGCGTCCTGCAGCTCCACCTCGGTCCGATCCGCAACGCCTCGCCGCGACTCCTCGATCTGGTTGGTCGCGATGCCGGCGCCGACGTGATGGGTGACGAACGTCAGGCCGACGGGCTCGCCCTCTTCCTTGGCGACCTCGAGCGAGCGGGCGAACTCCCCCGCACCGTGCTCTACAACCTCAATCCGGCCGACAATGCGCTGCTGGTGACGATGGCCGGTGCCTTCGCCCGACCGGGCGTCGCTGGGCTCGTCCAGTGGGGGCCACCGTGGTGGTTCAACGACCACGAGAGCGGGATGCGACGCCAGCTCGACGACCTGTCGCAGATCGGACAGCTCGGTGGATTCATCGGCATGCTCACCGACTCTCGCTCGATCCTGTCGATGACCCGGCACGAGCTGTTCCGGCGGATCCTGTGCGACGTCGTCGGTCGCGATGTCGAGGCGGGCACGATCCCCGCCGACATCGAATCGCTCGGGGCGTTGGTACGTGCTGTCTCGGTCGACAACGCCCGAGCATTCTTCGGCTACTGA
- a CDS encoding nuclear transport factor 2 family protein — protein MTGSEQLVARAAIHDELCRLALAQDDRDWPTLTDCYCVDAVYRHPGGELVGVEAIVERTRVALSPLDASQHLLGTILVAVDGETATSSTYFQAQHVKVGTPGGDHLIIAGTYRDRWSYENGRWQIAERVQTYSWRDGNPEVTRRDRPPTEAS, from the coding sequence ATGACCGGATCCGAGCAACTGGTAGCCCGAGCCGCCATTCATGATGAGCTGTGCCGGCTCGCGCTCGCACAGGACGATCGCGACTGGCCGACGCTGACCGACTGCTACTGCGTTGACGCGGTCTACCGCCACCCAGGCGGTGAGCTGGTGGGGGTCGAGGCGATCGTGGAGCGCACGCGAGTGGCGCTCTCTCCGCTCGATGCGAGTCAGCATCTCCTCGGCACGATCCTCGTCGCCGTCGACGGTGAGACCGCAACCAGCAGCACCTACTTCCAAGCCCAGCACGTCAAGGTCGGAACGCCCGGCGGTGATCACCTCATCATCGCCGGGACCTACCGTGATCGCTGGAGCTACGAGAACGGTCGGTGGCAGATCGCGGAACGAGTGCAGACCTACTCGTGGCGCGACGGCAATCCCGAGGTGACCCGCCGAGATCGACCGCCGACGGAGGCATCGTGA
- a CDS encoding LLM class F420-dependent oxidoreductase, whose translation MKFGVVFPQTEVSQDPEALPAITRAVEQAGYDSLLFYDHVVGAEHADREPALWGPYTENDPFHDPFVAMGYAAAITERIELATGVLILPQRQTVLVAQQAADVDLLSHGRLRLGVGTGWNWVEYDALGQDFATRGPRLTEQVELLRRLWTEPLVTFTGRFDTIERGCINPRPLRPIPVWFGGFGERAFQRAAALGDGFSFADDVDTALEGLERMTTLIADAGHDLDGFGRELIMTRARSAAEVVETAERWQEVGGTGVSVLTMKVGLPHAGAHVDYLAEVKAAIDERFGS comes from the coding sequence ATGAAGTTCGGCGTGGTGTTTCCCCAAACCGAGGTCTCCCAGGATCCCGAGGCCCTCCCGGCGATCACCCGTGCGGTGGAGCAAGCAGGCTACGACTCGCTGTTGTTCTACGACCATGTGGTCGGGGCCGAGCACGCCGACCGCGAGCCTGCGCTGTGGGGTCCCTACACCGAGAACGATCCCTTCCACGATCCATTCGTGGCGATGGGCTATGCCGCCGCAATCACCGAGCGCATCGAACTCGCGACTGGCGTGCTCATCCTTCCGCAACGTCAGACGGTGCTGGTCGCCCAGCAAGCGGCCGACGTCGATCTGTTGTCCCACGGTCGGCTTCGGCTCGGTGTCGGCACGGGATGGAACTGGGTCGAGTACGACGCGCTCGGGCAGGACTTCGCCACTCGCGGACCTCGGCTGACCGAACAGGTCGAGCTGTTGCGGCGGCTGTGGACCGAACCGCTCGTCACGTTCACCGGTAGGTTCGACACGATCGAGCGCGGCTGCATCAACCCTCGACCGCTGCGACCGATCCCTGTGTGGTTCGGCGGTTTCGGCGAACGAGCGTTCCAGCGGGCGGCTGCGCTGGGCGACGGCTTCTCGTTCGCCGACGACGTCGACACTGCGCTCGAGGGACTCGAACGAATGACGACCCTCATCGCCGACGCCGGTCACGACCTCGACGGATTCGGTCGGGAGCTGATCATGACCCGAGCCCGATCGGCGGCCGAGGTCGTCGAGACGGCCGAGCGGTGGCAGGAGGTGGGCGGCACCGGCGTCTCCGTGCTCACGATGAAGGTCGGACTCCCGCATGCTGGAGCGCACGTCGACTACCTCGCCGAGGTCAAAGCGGCGATCGACGAGCGGTTCGGCTCATGA
- a CDS encoding gluconokinase, GntK/IdnK-type, with product MSTFDDANIGSKQIVVIGVSGSGKSTVGAALAKRLGRTFVDGDDLHSADAVALMTAGTPLTDADRWPWLARIRSVLRGDEPVVIACSALRRRYRDLLRQSGNVVFVHLDIDEQEAEDRLGQRQGHFMRAGMVQSQFDALERASADETDVAVVGEGDLEMVVDRAAALVRDLQPGASTVPLLAEGSPDHRIDRAELDALVVDLARTEILDRGCRRVLLVPPDQTRLHSQAGPITVRLRDELMAAGCEVGVLPALGTHVAMGDDAAALLFGTGLRADELLVHDWRDGLRHRGEIRADEVAAVTAGRFVEPVDVAVDAQLFEDWDLVVSVGQVVPHEVIGMANFTKNLIVGLGGAPTIHRSHWVGAVCGMESIMGRASSPVRDLLDAAFDRFVAPDVDVLWLLSVVEDTADGAALRGLFAGRGGSDESGGAAYRAAAALAAQVNVEVVEAPLDRAVCWLDPEEMHSTWLGNKAIYRTRMAMADEGELVVLAPGVRRFGEDDQVDALIRRHGYRGTPATMAAVDADPALAANLSAAAHLIHGSSEGRFRIVYCTDPATGGLTEQEVTSVGFEWRPLADELDRLGVTGTEPTGPRADRDGAPYFYVANPALGLWSVGDVRTSG from the coding sequence ATGTCGACCTTCGACGACGCAAACATCGGTTCGAAACAGATCGTCGTGATCGGGGTCTCCGGTTCCGGGAAGTCGACCGTCGGCGCCGCGCTGGCGAAGCGGCTCGGGCGGACCTTCGTCGATGGCGACGACCTCCACTCGGCCGACGCTGTGGCCCTGATGACCGCTGGCACTCCACTCACCGACGCCGACCGTTGGCCGTGGCTGGCTCGCATTCGCTCCGTGCTGCGGGGCGACGAGCCGGTGGTGATCGCCTGCTCGGCGCTTCGGCGTCGGTACCGGGATCTGCTGCGCCAATCTGGCAACGTCGTGTTCGTCCACCTCGACATCGATGAACAGGAGGCGGAGGACCGGCTCGGGCAACGGCAGGGACACTTCATGCGAGCCGGCATGGTGCAGAGCCAGTTCGACGCGCTCGAGCGAGCGTCGGCCGACGAGACCGATGTCGCAGTGGTCGGCGAGGGCGATCTCGAGATGGTCGTCGACCGCGCCGCTGCCCTCGTACGCGATCTCCAGCCGGGAGCATCGACCGTCCCCCTCCTCGCGGAAGGCTCGCCCGATCACCGGATCGATCGAGCCGAGCTCGATGCGCTGGTGGTCGATCTCGCCCGAACCGAGATCCTCGACCGCGGCTGTCGGCGTGTGCTCCTGGTGCCGCCGGACCAGACCCGGCTGCACTCCCAGGCCGGACCCATCACCGTCCGGCTCCGAGACGAGCTGATGGCCGCCGGCTGTGAGGTCGGCGTCCTCCCAGCGCTCGGCACTCATGTGGCCATGGGTGATGACGCAGCAGCACTCCTCTTCGGTACGGGACTGCGCGCCGACGAGCTGCTGGTGCACGACTGGCGCGACGGGCTGCGGCATCGTGGCGAAATCAGGGCGGACGAAGTCGCTGCGGTCACGGCGGGGCGCTTCGTCGAGCCGGTCGATGTCGCCGTCGACGCCCAGCTGTTCGAGGACTGGGACCTCGTCGTGTCCGTCGGTCAGGTGGTCCCCCACGAAGTGATCGGCATGGCCAACTTCACCAAGAACCTGATCGTCGGTCTCGGTGGTGCCCCCACGATTCATCGCAGCCACTGGGTCGGTGCCGTCTGCGGAATGGAGTCGATCATGGGGCGGGCGTCGAGCCCGGTCCGCGACCTCCTCGATGCGGCCTTCGATCGGTTCGTGGCGCCCGACGTCGATGTTCTCTGGTTGCTGAGCGTCGTCGAGGACACCGCCGATGGTGCTGCCCTTCGTGGCCTGTTCGCCGGGCGTGGCGGGTCGGACGAGTCCGGTGGCGCCGCCTACCGGGCCGCAGCAGCCTTGGCCGCTCAGGTCAACGTCGAGGTGGTCGAGGCTCCGCTCGATCGAGCGGTGTGTTGGCTCGACCCCGAGGAGATGCACAGCACCTGGCTCGGCAACAAGGCGATCTATCGCACCCGAATGGCGATGGCCGACGAGGGCGAACTCGTGGTCCTGGCGCCCGGCGTTCGCCGCTTCGGTGAGGACGACCAAGTCGACGCCCTGATTCGGCGTCACGGCTACCGAGGGACGCCGGCGACGATGGCAGCGGTCGACGCCGATCCCGCGCTCGCTGCCAACCTCAGCGCCGCCGCTCACCTGATCCATGGCAGTTCCGAGGGACGGTTCCGGATCGTGTACTGCACCGACCCGGCGACGGGCGGTCTGACCGAGCAGGAGGTCACGTCCGTGGGCTTCGAATGGCGACCGCTCGCCGACGAACTCGACCGCCTCGGAGTCACTGGCACCGAACCGACGGGCCCACGCGCTGACCGCGACGGTGCGCCGTACTTCTACGTCGCCAACCCGGCGCTCGGCCTGTGGAGCGTGGGTGACGTGCGTACCAGCGGCTGA
- a CDS encoding LLM class flavin-dependent oxidoreductase, producing MDVGVQTLFASHGWEDISDGQVYREDTRLALLAEELGFDVVWAVEHHFYDYSFCPDNTQWLSAIAAATERIDVGTAAVIMPWNEPLRVAEKVALLDHIAGGRVRFGMGRGLSRREYSHFRGIEMDESRGRFDEGALMVQAALESGFIEGDGPYYPQPRTPIRPAPERSFAGRTYAVATSEDSLESAARLKAAMVMFADRSWEGRLPQIETWRNHFRAMHAEEPPPPLICDFVYCTDDSAVAVERGHQYIASYLESVLEHYEIMGDHFKGMVGYEAYAGAAGALKRMGASGFLDGFLQATASGTPDEIIEKYRWRWELLGPFEAAPAFRFGGIPFAEAEASMRLFASEVLPELRSWR from the coding sequence ATGGACGTCGGAGTACAGACCCTTTTCGCCAGTCACGGCTGGGAGGACATCAGTGACGGTCAGGTGTACCGCGAGGACACCCGCCTGGCGTTGTTGGCCGAGGAGCTCGGCTTCGACGTCGTCTGGGCCGTCGAGCATCACTTCTACGACTACTCGTTCTGCCCCGACAACACCCAGTGGCTGTCGGCGATCGCTGCTGCCACCGAGCGGATCGACGTCGGTACCGCGGCGGTCATCATGCCGTGGAATGAGCCGCTGCGAGTGGCCGAGAAGGTCGCGCTGCTCGACCACATTGCGGGAGGTCGGGTGAGGTTCGGCATGGGTCGAGGCCTCAGCCGCCGGGAGTACAGCCACTTCCGTGGCATCGAGATGGACGAGTCCCGCGGCCGCTTCGACGAGGGCGCGCTCATGGTTCAGGCCGCTCTCGAATCCGGCTTCATCGAAGGCGACGGGCCGTACTACCCGCAACCACGCACGCCGATCCGGCCCGCACCCGAGCGATCGTTCGCCGGCCGAACCTACGCCGTGGCCACCTCGGAGGACTCGCTCGAATCGGCCGCCCGGCTGAAGGCGGCCATGGTGATGTTCGCCGACCGATCGTGGGAGGGTCGGCTGCCCCAGATCGAGACGTGGCGGAACCACTTCCGGGCTATGCACGCCGAGGAGCCGCCTCCCCCGCTGATCTGTGACTTCGTCTACTGCACCGACGACTCGGCGGTTGCCGTCGAACGGGGTCATCAGTACATCGCGTCCTATCTCGAGAGCGTGCTCGAGCACTACGAGATCATGGGCGACCACTTCAAGGGAATGGTCGGCTACGAGGCCTACGCCGGTGCGGCCGGTGCGCTCAAGCGCATGGGAGCGTCGGGCTTCCTCGACGGGTTCCTGCAGGCAACAGCTTCGGGCACACCGGACGAGATCATCGAGAAATATCGTTGGCGGTGGGAACTGCTCGGCCCGTTCGAGGCGGCGCCTGCCTTCCGCTTCGGTGGCATCCCCTTCGCCGAGGCCGAGGCGTCGATGCGGCTCTTCGCCAGCGAGGTGCTCCCCGAGCTCAGGAGCTGGCGCTGA
- a CDS encoding ester cyclase encodes MTTPSPETVVRRYLAEMYNERRLDLAPELIADPEIRHAPGETRVLTLAENIERLEKMFELCPVLRFEPELVIVQDDLVSVAWNGWSTQTDGRSYEFAAVEIFRVVDGKITEIWNSREAKGRWGST; translated from the coding sequence ATGACCACCCCGTCCCCCGAAACGGTCGTGCGTCGCTACCTGGCCGAGATGTACAACGAACGACGGCTCGATCTTGCACCGGAGCTGATCGCCGACCCCGAGATCCGCCATGCCCCGGGTGAGACCCGAGTGCTGACCCTGGCCGAGAACATCGAGCGCCTGGAGAAGATGTTCGAACTCTGCCCCGTCTTGCGGTTCGAGCCGGAGCTGGTGATCGTGCAGGACGACCTCGTCTCGGTCGCCTGGAACGGCTGGTCGACCCAGACCGATGGGCGCTCCTACGAGTTCGCGGCGGTCGAGATCTTCCGCGTCGTCGACGGCAAGATCACCGAGATCTGGAATTCGCGGGAAGCCAAGGGCCGTTGGGGGTCGACCTGA
- a CDS encoding SDR family oxidoreductase — translation MEANELAAVVTGGASGIGEGIVRRLVADDHRCVIADLQVERATSLADELGDGVVAIRTDVTNEADVAAAVDTAVERFGRLDAMFNNAGMLGVVGSIVDHELADWNRTIEVLQTSVFLGIREAARVMIPAGGGAIVNTASTAGVRGGLGPHAYTAAKFAVVGLTESTAVELSAHNIRVNAIAPGRTVSGLTAGLVAGDPDDEATTATHMANRSVIGRAAFPADIAAAAVFLASEQSWYVNGACLVIDGAGESLGDKARSHFGMPNSLVGPAIRRSPSGGEA, via the coding sequence TTGGAAGCGAACGAGCTTGCTGCCGTCGTGACGGGTGGTGCCAGTGGGATCGGTGAAGGCATCGTCCGTCGGCTGGTCGCCGATGATCATCGGTGTGTGATCGCCGACCTCCAGGTGGAGCGAGCGACATCGCTCGCCGATGAACTCGGCGATGGTGTCGTTGCCATCCGTACCGACGTCACGAACGAAGCCGACGTCGCCGCTGCGGTCGACACGGCGGTCGAACGGTTCGGTCGGCTCGACGCCATGTTCAACAACGCCGGGATGCTCGGCGTGGTCGGCTCGATCGTCGACCACGAATTGGCCGACTGGAATCGGACCATCGAAGTCCTCCAGACCAGTGTGTTCCTCGGTATTCGCGAGGCGGCCAGGGTGATGATCCCGGCTGGCGGGGGAGCGATCGTCAACACGGCCAGCACGGCCGGTGTGCGCGGTGGTCTCGGCCCTCATGCCTACACCGCGGCGAAGTTCGCGGTCGTCGGTCTGACCGAGTCGACTGCGGTCGAGCTCTCGGCCCACAACATCCGGGTCAATGCGATCGCGCCGGGCCGCACGGTGAGTGGGCTCACCGCTGGTCTGGTCGCTGGTGATCCCGACGACGAGGCGACCACCGCAACCCACATGGCGAACCGTTCGGTGATCGGGCGAGCAGCGTTTCCCGCCGACATCGCCGCTGCGGCGGTGTTCCTCGCCAGTGAGCAGTCCTGGTACGTGAACGGAGCATGCCTGGTCATCGACGGAGCAGGTGAAAGCCTTGGCGACAAGGCCCGCAGCCACTTCGGGATGCCCAACTCGTTGGTCGGGCCGGCCATCCGGCGCTCGCCGTCGGGAGGAGAGGCATGA
- a CDS encoding phosphotransferase family protein has product MPPQLADQLADWLSDCLGTTVDPTALEIDRPTSGGWSNETWLVRTGLDDPAQVVIRLQPDRAAMFPSYDLGRQVACLRTLTDQPETPVPRVLGFDAAGDRLGRPAFVMAHIEGRIPRDDRPTFAESGFLRDASSADRRQFFTSLLDVLAAVHRTDIAQPSLEPVRRAGAQDSNAVAVDGLRQLWAWDRGERWPSSIDAALERLGDDPPEPSDEVLLWGDARPANVIVSATGFTPVALLDWELASIGSPEHDVVWLLEMNHMRITGAGLPPLPGFLDDDAAVRHYEQVSGRQLADLDWYRLFAATRVAVLMHRYLRAAVHAGQLPHDHKLLSDTVASRRLSEFDG; this is encoded by the coding sequence GTGCCTCCCCAACTGGCGGATCAGCTTGCCGACTGGTTGTCCGACTGCCTTGGCACGACCGTCGACCCGACGGCGCTCGAGATCGACCGACCGACGTCGGGCGGTTGGTCGAACGAGACCTGGTTGGTGCGAACGGGTCTCGACGACCCAGCACAGGTCGTCATCCGTCTCCAGCCCGATCGCGCCGCGATGTTCCCGAGCTACGACCTCGGGCGGCAGGTTGCGTGCCTCCGCACGCTGACCGACCAACCCGAGACGCCCGTGCCGCGAGTGCTCGGCTTCGACGCCGCCGGCGACCGGCTGGGGCGACCGGCCTTCGTGATGGCTCACATCGAAGGTCGCATCCCGCGTGACGACCGCCCGACCTTCGCCGAATCGGGGTTTCTCCGCGATGCCTCGAGTGCAGACCGGCGACAGTTCTTCACCTCGTTGCTCGACGTGCTCGCCGCCGTGCACCGAACCGACATCGCCCAACCGTCGCTCGAACCGGTGCGGCGCGCGGGAGCCCAAGACTCGAACGCTGTGGCCGTCGACGGGCTCCGGCAGCTCTGGGCGTGGGATCGCGGCGAGCGATGGCCGTCGTCGATCGACGCTGCGCTCGAGCGGTTGGGTGATGACCCCCCCGAGCCGAGTGACGAGGTGCTGCTGTGGGGTGATGCTCGACCGGCCAACGTCATCGTGTCAGCGACCGGGTTCACACCCGTGGCGCTGCTCGACTGGGAGCTCGCATCGATCGGATCTCCGGAGCACGACGTCGTCTGGCTCCTCGAGATGAACCACATGCGGATCACCGGTGCCGGTCTGCCGCCGTTGCCTGGCTTTCTCGACGACGACGCTGCAGTTCGCCACTACGAACAGGTCTCGGGGCGCCAGCTGGCCGATCTCGACTGGTACCGGCTGTTCGCCGCCACCCGGGTGGCGGTCCTAATGCACCGCTACCTCCGCGCCGCAGTGCACGCCGGTCAGCTCCCCCACGATCACAAGCTCCTGTCCGACACCGTCGCCTCACGACGACTGAGTGAATTCGACGGGTAG
- a CDS encoding sugar phosphate isomerase/epimerase, giving the protein MTHASTGWVFWAGTVGFGVPVFDRLEAAAAVDVQRFSITPLDVEWAGNNGVGPKELGRRINASGYDIVMDPLVNWYGGDPHPGSRFGRFSADDTLRMCENVGAVSVNIIGQPEHDATLDQLVTAFAAVCDRVREIGAEATLEFTPISAIATLSQGWDIVRAADHPSGGLLFDTWHFDRSGGDLATLASVPGDRIFSVQVADARPEITDNVRADTIHRMLPGDGTIDLGAVLATLHRIGGLRWVGTEVISPELEAMDPATAARLADGRVRELLAGIEDA; this is encoded by the coding sequence GTGACGCACGCATCGACCGGTTGGGTGTTCTGGGCAGGAACGGTCGGCTTCGGCGTCCCCGTGTTCGACCGACTCGAAGCCGCGGCCGCTGTCGACGTCCAACGATTCTCGATTACACCGCTCGATGTCGAGTGGGCCGGCAACAACGGCGTCGGACCGAAAGAGCTGGGGCGGCGCATCAACGCATCGGGGTACGACATCGTCATGGATCCACTCGTGAACTGGTACGGCGGTGATCCACACCCCGGATCGAGATTCGGCCGGTTCTCGGCCGACGACACCTTGCGCATGTGCGAGAACGTTGGCGCCGTCTCGGTCAACATCATCGGCCAGCCCGAACACGACGCCACGCTCGATCAGCTGGTGACAGCGTTTGCTGCCGTGTGCGACCGGGTGCGTGAGATCGGTGCCGAGGCGACGCTCGAGTTCACCCCGATCAGCGCGATCGCCACGCTCTCGCAGGGGTGGGACATCGTTCGCGCCGCCGATCATCCTTCGGGTGGGTTGCTGTTCGACACGTGGCACTTCGATCGTTCCGGCGGCGACCTGGCAACCCTGGCGTCGGTACCAGGCGATCGGATCTTCTCGGTGCAGGTCGCTGACGCTCGCCCCGAGATCACCGACAACGTTCGGGCGGACACCATCCACCGAATGCTTCCCGGCGACGGCACCATCGATCTTGGTGCCGTACTCGCCACGTTGCATCGAATCGGTGGGCTCCGTTGGGTCGGGACCGAAGTGATCTCCCCCGAACTCGAAGCGATGGACCCTGCGACCGCCGCTCGGCTCGCCGACGGTCGAGTGCGTGAGCTCCTGGCCGGAATCGAGGACGCATGA
- a CDS encoding YciI family protein — translation MKYFILLAGYGEMPGWDELTPEEQEAGMAKHVAFDEACAERDGVSIVSAEALGDGSSATTLRTRGGEMAITDGPFAEVAEQIGGYYLLDAPDLDTVIELCRILPAYDIDIRPVLDAP, via the coding sequence GTGAAGTATTTCATTCTGCTCGCCGGCTACGGCGAGATGCCAGGCTGGGACGAGCTGACCCCCGAGGAGCAGGAAGCCGGGATGGCCAAGCACGTTGCCTTCGACGAGGCGTGCGCCGAGCGCGACGGCGTGTCGATCGTCAGCGCCGAGGCACTCGGTGACGGCTCATCGGCGACGACGCTGCGAACCCGCGGCGGTGAGATGGCCATCACCGATGGTCCGTTCGCCGAGGTGGCCGAACAGATCGGCGGCTACTACCTGTTGGACGCTCCCGACCTTGACACGGTGATCGAACTGTGCCGGATCCTGCCTGCCTATGACATCGACATCCGACCCGTCCTCGACGCCCCCTGA